One part of the Novipirellula aureliae genome encodes these proteins:
- a CDS encoding SAM-dependent methyltransferase — MQNYSTAVETARDYYNSEDADNFYSLIWGGEDIHIGWYKSECEAIEVASRRTVHQMANRIDHRIDKNSRVVDLGSGYGGAARYLAKTYGCHVTALNLSETENARNRSLNSEQSLDHLIDVVDGSFEDIPLGDNSYDAVWSQDAILHSGNRTKVIQEVSRVLKSSGDFVFTDPMQAVDCPDGVLDDILSRIHLSTLASPDFYKAECDAVGLKFVEFDEATEHLIRHYERVLQETELREEEIRDSISVDYLRRMKTGLGYWVEGGKQGHLAWGIFHFSKT; from the coding sequence ATGCAAAACTATTCCACCGCTGTTGAGACGGCACGGGACTACTACAACAGCGAAGATGCCGACAATTTCTACTCCTTGATTTGGGGTGGCGAAGACATTCATATCGGTTGGTACAAATCCGAATGCGAAGCGATTGAAGTCGCCAGCCGGCGGACGGTCCATCAGATGGCCAATCGAATCGACCATCGAATTGACAAGAACTCGCGAGTCGTGGATCTCGGTTCCGGCTACGGCGGAGCGGCGCGTTATTTGGCGAAAACATACGGTTGCCATGTTACCGCGTTGAACTTGAGCGAAACCGAAAACGCACGAAATCGCTCGCTCAACTCAGAACAATCGCTCGACCATTTGATCGATGTCGTCGACGGCAGCTTCGAGGACATCCCGCTTGGTGACAACTCGTACGATGCCGTTTGGAGCCAAGATGCTATTCTTCATAGCGGGAACCGGACCAAAGTCATTCAAGAGGTCTCGCGAGTCCTCAAGTCATCAGGGGATTTCGTTTTTACGGATCCGATGCAAGCCGTTGACTGTCCTGATGGGGTGCTAGATGACATCCTCAGCCGAATCCATTTGTCGACACTTGCTTCACCCGATTTCTATAAGGCTGAGTGCGATGCCGTTGGGCTCAAGTTTGTCGAATTTGACGAAGCCACCGAGCATCTGATACGCCATTACGAACGAGTCCTTCAAGAGACCGAACTTCGAGAGGAAGAAATACGCGACTCCATCTCAGTGGACTACCTGCGGCGGATGAAGACAGGTCTCGGCTATTGGGTCGAAGGTGGCAAACAGGGGCATTTGGCGTGGGGGATCTTCCATTTCTCTAAAACGTAA
- a CDS encoding efflux RND transporter permease subunit, producing the protein MKYFIDRPIFATVISLVIVIVGVLSYFNLPVSQYPDITLPTVVVRATYSGATAETIAETVATPLEQEINGVDDMLYMESSSTSDGAMQLTITFEQGTDLDEAQVLVQNRVALAEPRLPAEVRQVGVTTQKSSPDILMVIHLFSPDDSRDALYISNYVLLRIKDVLARQDGVGNVQIFGAREYSMRIWLDTDRLATLNMTTGDVTSALREQNVQVAAGVVGQPPNRGLQTAFQLNISTQGRLETPEEFAEIIVKSDSEGRLVRLRDVARIELGAQSYSSGSYLDGREAIGIAVFQRPGSNAVDTAANLVNLMDELSEDFPKGMVHAIAYNPTEFVEESIAAVFRTLLEATILVVLSVYLFLQSWRATIVPVVAIPVSLIGSLAAMYALGFSLNNLSLFGLVLAIGIVVDDAIVVVESVEHWMEQGLSPRDAARKTMEEVGSALVAATLVLIAVFVPTAFLPGISGQFYRQFAITIAVSTTLSLIVSLTLSPAMCAIFLRPKNDPKQFVPLKERSWFGKIHYILATPRRWFFASFNAAFEASRNVYTSMVGRLVRVGFIGMIAYMGLLVLTWFGFSNVPTGFIPMQDQGYVVISVELPPGASLDRSNAVASKLKEIALDTPGVAHAVSVVGFSGATRASSSNAAAVFATLADSRQRAEKGQSSDWILAELRKKSAAIKEASVLVIPPPPVPGIGTGGGFKMQVQDRSGAGLDQLQAVANQITGKAMTQPGMAMVYSMFRNNTPQLFADVDRTRSQKLGVPLSSVFDTLQTALGSVYVNDFNYLGRTYRVTAQADAQYRNNPEDVLQLRTRSTSGKSVPLGSILQMKRITAPDRVVRYNLYPAADISGALLPGYTTGQAMKTMEQIMSEQLPDGFGYEWTDLSYQEKKAGNTALFIFPLCVLFVFLALSAQYESWLLPMAVIMIVPMGLLFAIGGVWLMGMDNNILTQIGFVVLVALACKNAILIVEFAKSEEDQGKNRFDAAVAAAKLRLRPILMTSIAFILGVLPLVIATGAGSEMRRALGTAVFTGMIGVTLFGLFLTPVFYVVLRRFARHAA; encoded by the coding sequence ATGAAGTATTTCATCGACCGCCCCATTTTTGCGACCGTTATTTCACTGGTGATTGTGATCGTCGGTGTGCTTTCCTATTTCAATTTGCCCGTTTCCCAGTATCCCGATATCACGTTGCCGACGGTGGTCGTCCGTGCTACCTATAGCGGTGCGACGGCGGAAACGATCGCCGAGACCGTTGCTACGCCACTCGAACAAGAGATCAATGGCGTGGATGACATGTTGTACATGGAATCATCATCGACGTCGGATGGTGCGATGCAGTTGACGATCACGTTCGAGCAGGGAACCGATCTCGATGAGGCTCAAGTCCTCGTGCAAAACCGCGTTGCTTTGGCGGAACCACGATTGCCCGCCGAAGTTCGCCAAGTCGGTGTGACGACTCAAAAGAGTTCACCCGATATTCTGATGGTCATCCATCTGTTTTCACCTGATGATTCTCGGGATGCACTCTACATCAGCAACTACGTGTTGCTGCGTATCAAAGACGTGTTGGCTCGGCAAGACGGCGTGGGCAACGTACAAATTTTCGGTGCTCGCGAATACAGTATGCGTATTTGGCTCGACACCGATCGCCTGGCCACGCTCAACATGACGACGGGCGACGTGACATCGGCGCTGCGTGAACAGAACGTGCAAGTGGCTGCGGGAGTGGTCGGCCAACCGCCCAACAGGGGTCTGCAAACTGCTTTTCAACTCAACATCAGTACGCAAGGCAGATTGGAAACGCCGGAAGAATTCGCTGAGATCATTGTGAAATCAGACAGTGAAGGTCGATTGGTGCGATTGAGAGATGTAGCCCGAATTGAGCTGGGGGCGCAAAGCTATTCGTCGGGCAGCTATCTCGATGGCCGCGAAGCGATAGGGATCGCCGTGTTTCAGAGACCTGGTTCCAATGCCGTCGATACTGCTGCCAACTTGGTCAATTTGATGGATGAACTCAGCGAGGATTTTCCCAAAGGGATGGTTCATGCAATTGCCTACAATCCGACCGAGTTTGTCGAAGAATCGATCGCGGCGGTATTCCGCACGTTACTCGAAGCGACGATCTTGGTAGTCTTGTCGGTCTATCTCTTTCTGCAATCTTGGCGAGCGACGATCGTTCCCGTCGTGGCGATTCCCGTCTCCCTCATCGGCAGCTTAGCGGCCATGTATGCACTCGGTTTTAGCCTCAACAACTTGTCGCTTTTCGGTTTGGTATTGGCGATCGGTATCGTTGTCGACGATGCGATCGTGGTCGTAGAGAGTGTCGAACATTGGATGGAACAAGGCCTCTCACCTCGCGACGCGGCACGCAAGACGATGGAAGAGGTTGGCTCGGCATTGGTCGCCGCGACGTTGGTGTTGATCGCCGTCTTCGTTCCGACCGCGTTCTTGCCAGGAATTAGCGGTCAATTCTATCGCCAATTTGCGATAACGATTGCCGTTTCGACAACGTTGTCGTTGATCGTTTCACTGACACTCAGCCCAGCGATGTGTGCCATCTTTCTACGTCCGAAAAATGATCCGAAGCAGTTCGTCCCGTTGAAAGAACGGTCGTGGTTCGGGAAAATTCACTACATCCTCGCCACACCAAGACGATGGTTTTTTGCCAGCTTCAATGCCGCCTTCGAAGCCAGTCGCAATGTTTACACGAGCATGGTCGGTCGTTTGGTTCGAGTCGGTTTTATCGGCATGATCGCCTACATGGGGCTTCTCGTATTGACATGGTTTGGGTTCTCAAACGTGCCGACGGGTTTTATTCCGATGCAGGATCAAGGCTATGTGGTCATTAGTGTCGAGTTGCCTCCCGGTGCATCGTTAGACCGCAGTAACGCGGTGGCCAGCAAACTCAAGGAGATTGCACTTGACACACCAGGGGTTGCGCATGCGGTATCGGTGGTTGGTTTTAGTGGTGCCACTCGCGCGAGTAGTTCCAATGCCGCCGCTGTATTTGCGACCCTTGCTGATTCACGTCAGCGCGCCGAAAAGGGGCAATCTTCCGATTGGATTTTGGCGGAACTACGGAAAAAGTCTGCTGCGATCAAAGAGGCAAGTGTCTTGGTGATTCCGCCACCTCCGGTACCAGGGATTGGAACTGGCGGCGGTTTCAAAATGCAGGTCCAAGACCGCAGTGGTGCGGGACTCGATCAGTTGCAAGCGGTGGCAAACCAAATTACGGGTAAGGCGATGACTCAGCCAGGGATGGCGATGGTCTATTCGATGTTCCGTAACAATACGCCTCAATTGTTTGCCGATGTCGATCGAACGCGATCCCAAAAACTCGGTGTTCCCTTGAGCAGCGTGTTTGATACGCTTCAAACAGCACTCGGCAGCGTCTATGTCAATGACTTCAATTATTTAGGGCGTACCTATCGTGTTACTGCCCAAGCCGATGCACAGTACCGCAACAATCCTGAAGACGTTCTACAGCTTCGTACACGCAGTACTTCCGGAAAAAGCGTGCCGCTTGGATCGATCTTGCAAATGAAACGCATCACGGCTCCCGATCGGGTCGTACGGTACAACTTGTACCCCGCTGCGGACATCAGCGGAGCATTGTTGCCTGGCTACACAACAGGCCAAGCGATGAAGACGATGGAGCAAATCATGTCGGAACAGTTGCCCGATGGTTTTGGTTATGAGTGGACCGATCTGTCTTACCAAGAGAAGAAGGCAGGCAATACGGCCTTGTTTATTTTCCCCTTGTGCGTGTTGTTCGTCTTTCTAGCGTTGTCGGCCCAATACGAAAGTTGGCTTTTGCCTATGGCCGTGATCATGATCGTACCAATGGGGCTGCTGTTTGCGATCGGCGGTGTATGGTTGATGGGAATGGACAACAATATTTTGACGCAGATCGGCTTTGTGGTGCTCGTTGCATTGGCGTGCAAGAATGCGATTCTGATTGTTGAATTTGCCAAATCGGAAGAGGATCAAGGGAAGAATCGTTTTGACGCAGCTGTCGCAGCTGCAAAACTTCGGCTGCGTCCTATTTTGATGACTTCCATCGCGTTTATCCTTGGCGTCCTCCCGCTGGTCATCGCGACCGGTGCCGGATCGGAAATGCGCCGCGCCTTGGGAACAGCGGTCTTTACAGGAATGATTGGAGTGACTCTTTTCGGATTGTTTCTAACACCCGTCTTCTACGTCGTTCTGCGTCGCTTCGCCCGCCATGCCGCCTAG
- a CDS encoding glycine/sarcosine N-methyltransferase yields MQRENNSTVQHTRMSPERQGFGANPVKQRETGNYAQEYIKGFVDKWDELIDWDSRADAEGDFFIQSLRQHGVKNVLDVATGTGFHSVRLLEAGFDVVSADGSPEMLVKAFENGRKRGHILRTVQADWRWLNRDVHGEYDAIICLGNSFTHMFEERDRRKALAEYYAMLKHDGILVLDQRNYDNILDNGFSTKHTYYYCGDNVRAEPEHIDDGLARFRYDFPDDSSYHLNMFPLRKEYMRRLLREVGFQNIETFGDFQETYHDEEPDFFIHVAEKSYDSISS; encoded by the coding sequence ATGCAACGTGAAAACAACTCAACCGTTCAACACACTCGAATGTCTCCCGAAAGACAAGGTTTCGGTGCCAATCCCGTCAAACAGCGTGAAACCGGAAACTATGCACAAGAGTATATCAAAGGATTTGTGGACAAGTGGGATGAGTTGATCGATTGGGATAGTCGCGCGGACGCGGAAGGCGACTTTTTCATCCAATCGCTCCGGCAACATGGCGTCAAGAATGTGCTCGATGTCGCGACGGGAACCGGTTTTCATAGCGTTCGACTTCTCGAGGCTGGGTTTGACGTCGTTAGTGCCGATGGCAGCCCTGAAATGCTAGTCAAAGCTTTTGAAAACGGGCGCAAACGGGGGCACATTCTTAGGACCGTGCAAGCGGATTGGCGTTGGCTCAATCGCGACGTGCATGGCGAATATGATGCAATTATCTGTCTCGGCAATTCCTTCACTCATATGTTCGAAGAACGAGACCGCCGAAAAGCGCTCGCGGAATACTATGCGATGCTGAAGCATGATGGCATCTTGGTGCTCGACCAACGGAACTACGATAACATTCTCGACAACGGCTTTTCAACGAAACACACCTACTACTACTGCGGCGACAACGTTCGCGCCGAGCCAGAGCATATCGATGACGGGTTGGCAAGGTTCCGCTACGACTTCCCCGACGACTCTTCCTACCATTTGAATATGTTTCCACTACGCAAAGAGTACATGCGTCGCTTGCTGCGAGAGGTCGGTTTTCAAAACATTGAAACCTTTGGCGACTTTCAGGAAACCTATCACGATGAAGAACCGGACTTCTTTATTCATGTGGCTGAAAAATCCTACGATTCAATAAGCAGTTAA
- a CDS encoding BCCT family transporter, which yields MTIRRRIFGVEIEAHPVVFPASAILVIAFVAIAASAPRRALMFFDYLQSTITHYFGWLYLASMTGFLLFALYLCFSRYGDIKLGRDEDKPEFSTVTWFAMLFSAGMGIGMLFFGVAEPMFHFLAPPNTRGTFITSSESLQAARSAMGMTFFHWCLHPWALYSIVGASIAFFGFRRGLPLSFRSLFEPLLGDRIHGRIGDSIDVLAVVATLFGLATSLGFGAKQVNAGLAYVFGLPQTTGTQIVLIICITGLAVASLLSGLHVGVRRLSEINMMLAGLLLLFLFVAGPTVYLLGALVENVGAYAERLPHASFWTASYSDSSRSQWLGNWTLFYWGWWISWSPFVGMFIARVSKGRTLREFISGVLLVPSTVAMVWLTGFGNTAIHQEIYKELHAEAPQVSGYYDYTPQSYRVMDLDAESGLPQSETGDWLVGPTAKGIANPQGVLMQQTDDGLITKSGNAVRYHRGILVHENGTIPYYPSTEEHFDGRYKAKDASLSLSGYLSEPVLTGSEKAQVDTTSTAMFVMLRAYPLPTVTALIGTLCVVLFFVTSSDSASLVADMIASGGNQNPSKGTRLFWGILEGVLASVLLVAGGLKALQTAAIAIGLPFCILIILMCVSLMKALREERRLSAATSRK from the coding sequence ATGACGATTCGACGACGCATTTTCGGTGTCGAAATCGAAGCTCACCCCGTCGTGTTTCCTGCTTCGGCGATTTTAGTGATTGCATTCGTCGCCATTGCTGCGTCTGCGCCTCGGCGAGCACTCATGTTTTTCGATTACCTGCAATCGACGATCACTCATTATTTTGGCTGGTTGTACTTGGCGTCGATGACCGGATTCTTGCTGTTCGCATTGTATCTCTGCTTTAGCCGCTACGGAGATATCAAGCTGGGCCGGGACGAGGACAAGCCCGAGTTCTCGACCGTGACTTGGTTCGCGATGTTGTTTAGCGCAGGGATGGGGATCGGGATGCTGTTCTTTGGTGTTGCCGAGCCGATGTTCCACTTTCTGGCTCCACCGAATACTCGTGGAACATTTATTACCAGCAGCGAAAGTCTACAAGCAGCACGCAGTGCGATGGGGATGACGTTTTTCCATTGGTGCTTGCACCCCTGGGCACTCTATTCGATTGTCGGTGCGTCAATCGCTTTTTTCGGGTTCCGGCGTGGACTACCGCTCAGTTTTCGCTCCTTGTTCGAGCCGCTACTCGGTGACCGGATCCATGGTCGAATTGGCGACAGTATCGATGTTTTGGCGGTCGTTGCGACGCTGTTTGGTTTGGCGACTTCGCTTGGATTTGGGGCAAAGCAGGTCAATGCCGGATTGGCCTACGTGTTCGGTCTGCCGCAAACCACGGGCACTCAAATCGTATTGATCATTTGCATTACGGGGTTAGCCGTTGCCTCACTATTGTCCGGTTTGCATGTCGGAGTTCGCCGGCTCAGTGAAATCAACATGATGTTGGCGGGATTGCTGCTATTGTTTCTCTTTGTTGCAGGCCCAACCGTTTATTTGCTGGGGGCACTCGTCGAGAATGTCGGTGCCTATGCCGAACGTTTGCCGCACGCCTCGTTTTGGACCGCCAGTTACTCCGACTCCTCTCGGTCACAGTGGCTTGGCAATTGGACATTGTTCTATTGGGGTTGGTGGATATCGTGGTCGCCTTTTGTCGGGATGTTTATCGCGAGAGTCTCGAAGGGTCGGACACTCCGCGAGTTTATCTCTGGTGTGCTACTCGTTCCATCAACCGTCGCGATGGTTTGGTTAACCGGTTTTGGCAATACAGCAATCCACCAAGAAATCTACAAGGAATTGCATGCCGAAGCGCCGCAGGTCAGTGGCTACTACGACTACACCCCCCAATCATACCGAGTGATGGACTTGGATGCCGAGTCAGGCTTACCGCAGTCGGAAACGGGCGATTGGTTGGTCGGGCCGACCGCGAAAGGCATTGCCAATCCTCAAGGCGTGCTGATGCAACAGACTGATGATGGACTGATAACAAAGTCAGGAAACGCCGTCCGCTATCACCGTGGCATTTTGGTTCACGAAAACGGGACAATCCCCTACTATCCAAGCACAGAGGAACATTTCGATGGGAGATATAAGGCCAAGGACGCATCGCTATCGCTTAGCGGCTATCTATCCGAACCCGTCTTAACCGGTTCGGAGAAAGCTCAAGTCGACACCACATCGACGGCCATGTTTGTGATGCTAAGGGCCTACCCTTTGCCGACCGTCACAGCACTGATAGGGACGTTGTGCGTGGTTTTGTTTTTCGTCACGTCCTCCGATTCCGCGTCGCTTGTCGCTGACATGATCGCGTCAGGCGGCAATCAAAACCCCTCCAAAGGCACACGTTTGTTTTGGGGAATATTGGAGGGGGTCTTAGCATCGGTCCTGTTGGTTGCGGGCGGCTTGAAGGCACTCCAAACGGCCGCAATCGCGATCGGTCTGCCTTTTTGCATCCTGATCATTCTGATGTGCGTGAGTCTTATGAAAGCCCTTCGCGAGGAACGAAGACTGTCCGCTGCAACGTCTCGAAAATAG
- a CDS encoding 3-deoxy-7-phosphoheptulonate synthase, giving the protein MPEKLMPEDTASPHNEMANNQMPATDDLRIAAMMTLMPPNELMKEFPVEREVAAIVANARDGIKRILEEEDDRLVVVVGPCSIHDPEAAMEYARLLVEQQQKYRDQLLIVMRVYFEKPRTTVGWKGLINDPGLDGSFEINRGLRTARGLLRDINSLGLPTGTEFLDLISPQYVADLVGWGAIGARTTESQGHRELASGLSCPVGFKNGTSGNVQIAVDAICSAKNPHRFLSVTKEGRSAIFATKGNADCHIILRGGAHTNYDAASMDEASALLEKANLSPRIMIDTSHANSRKKHTRQHYVCRDICSQVSDGDHRIMGVMVESNLVAGRQDLDSKELVHGKSVTDACIGWDETVVVLQELNDSVINRRSAGEPLI; this is encoded by the coding sequence ATGCCTGAAAAACTGATGCCCGAAGATACCGCTTCCCCTCACAACGAAATGGCCAACAATCAAATGCCTGCGACCGACGATTTGCGGATCGCGGCGATGATGACGTTAATGCCGCCCAACGAATTGATGAAGGAGTTTCCAGTTGAAAGGGAAGTCGCCGCGATCGTTGCCAACGCTCGCGATGGAATTAAACGAATTTTGGAAGAGGAGGACGATCGGTTGGTGGTCGTCGTCGGTCCATGCTCCATCCATGACCCCGAAGCAGCGATGGAGTACGCTCGGTTATTGGTCGAACAACAGCAAAAATATCGCGATCAATTGTTAATCGTGATGCGAGTCTATTTCGAAAAGCCACGTACCACGGTGGGTTGGAAAGGACTTATCAATGATCCTGGGCTTGATGGTAGTTTTGAAATCAACCGTGGTCTTCGCACCGCTCGAGGATTATTGCGAGACATCAACTCACTTGGGTTACCGACTGGTACCGAGTTCCTTGACTTGATTAGTCCTCAATATGTTGCCGATCTCGTCGGTTGGGGAGCGATTGGTGCACGGACGACCGAAAGCCAAGGTCACCGCGAGTTGGCGTCGGGGCTATCGTGCCCCGTTGGGTTTAAGAATGGTACGAGCGGTAATGTCCAAATCGCGGTTGACGCAATCTGCAGTGCCAAAAACCCACATCGTTTTCTATCCGTTACCAAGGAAGGACGATCGGCAATTTTTGCGACCAAGGGGAACGCAGATTGTCATATTATCCTGCGAGGCGGAGCGCATACCAATTACGATGCGGCCAGTATGGACGAGGCCTCGGCGCTTCTTGAGAAGGCGAATTTGTCGCCTCGAATCATGATCGACACCAGCCATGCGAATAGCCGCAAAAAGCACACCCGCCAACACTACGTTTGTCGTGATATTTGCAGCCAAGTGAGTGATGGTGATCACCGAATCATGGGCGTGATGGTCGAAAGCAATCTTGTCGCAGGCCGCCAAGATTTGGACAGCAAAGAATTGGTGCATGGCAAAAGTGTTACCGACGCTTGCATTGGATGGGATGAAACCGTGGTCGTGCTTCAAGAGTTAAATGATTCGGTGATCAACCGTCGCAGTGCCGGTGAACCGCTTATCTAG
- a CDS encoding thiol-disulfide oxidoreductase DCC family protein — MPSISADLPDPDSATGSDVVIYDGECNFCRSQVKNLRRLDRIGPRLSFLSLHDERVAKRYPELSKVDLMRQMYVIDSRGTPHGGADAVRYLSRRLPLLWVVAPLLHTPGTAGLWRWLYRQVAKRRYQLAGKSCDNGSCRIGQ; from the coding sequence ATGCCTTCCATCTCCGCAGACCTGCCGGATCCCGATTCGGCGACCGGTTCGGACGTTGTTATCTATGACGGAGAATGCAATTTTTGCCGCTCGCAGGTCAAGAATCTACGTCGATTGGATCGAATAGGGCCTCGCTTGAGCTTTCTGTCGCTGCACGACGAACGCGTCGCCAAGCGGTATCCCGAATTATCAAAAGTGGATCTGATGCGGCAAATGTACGTGATTGACAGTCGTGGGACGCCGCATGGTGGAGCGGATGCTGTTCGTTATCTATCGCGTCGGCTGCCGCTGCTTTGGGTCGTCGCTCCGTTGTTACATACGCCGGGAACCGCGGGTCTTTGGCGATGGCTGTATCGCCAGGTGGCTAAACGCCGCTACCAATTGGCTGGGAAATCCTGCGACAACGGGTCGTGTCGCATCGGACAATGA
- a CDS encoding 2-hydroxyacid dehydrogenase, producing the protein MRKPNVYLTGPLPSECMLRLESESNLVVNTLGRDLSKTELVDAVSNADGLICFLSDTIDADVLAANPDLKIVANYAVGYNNIDIDAASRLGIAVTNTPDVLTDTTADLAWALMFAISRRIAEGDRLVRSGQWKGWAPLQLLGLDITGATLGIIGMGRIGRAVAERAKAFRMEVVYWNRTRLDAGTEEMLGVKYAEIDEVLSNSDFVSLHLALSPETEHLIDAEKIAKMRSSAYLINTARGLIIDEKALVKALQNNEIAGAGLDVFEKEPNIEPELLGMDNVVLTPHLGSGTVATRTMMGSMVVENCLAACAGKRPKNLLNPVAESLRDS; encoded by the coding sequence ATGCGAAAACCCAATGTCTATTTGACAGGTCCGTTGCCCTCGGAATGCATGCTGCGTTTGGAGAGCGAGTCTAATTTGGTTGTCAATACACTCGGACGCGATTTGAGCAAAACGGAGTTGGTTGATGCCGTCAGCAATGCCGATGGGCTGATTTGCTTTCTAAGCGATACCATCGATGCCGACGTTTTAGCGGCCAATCCTGACCTGAAAATCGTTGCCAATTATGCGGTTGGTTACAACAATATCGATATCGACGCTGCATCTCGGCTAGGGATTGCCGTGACCAATACGCCTGACGTTTTGACCGATACGACTGCGGATTTAGCTTGGGCATTGATGTTTGCCATTTCGAGACGTATTGCGGAAGGAGATCGGTTGGTGAGGTCAGGCCAGTGGAAAGGCTGGGCTCCGCTGCAGTTGCTTGGTCTTGATATTACCGGCGCTACACTTGGGATTATCGGTATGGGGCGAATCGGACGCGCGGTTGCAGAACGTGCGAAAGCGTTTCGAATGGAAGTCGTCTATTGGAACCGAACTCGGCTCGATGCGGGGACCGAAGAAATGCTGGGGGTCAAGTATGCCGAAATCGATGAGGTACTATCAAACAGCGATTTCGTTTCCTTGCATTTGGCACTCAGCCCCGAGACGGAGCACTTGATCGATGCCGAGAAAATTGCCAAGATGAGATCTTCCGCCTATCTGATCAATACAGCTCGTGGATTAATTATTGACGAAAAAGCGTTAGTAAAGGCTCTACAAAACAACGAAATCGCGGGAGCCGGTTTAGATGTGTTCGAAAAGGAACCGAATATTGAACCGGAGCTACTTGGAATGGATAACGTCGTCTTGACACCGCATTTGGGTAGTGGAACGGTCGCAACCCGAACGATGATGGGCAGCATGGTTGTCGAAAACTGCTTGGCCGCCTGTGCAGGAAAACGTCCAAAGAATTTGCTCAACCCAGTAGCCGAGTCTCTCCGAGACTCGTAA
- a CDS encoding class I SAM-dependent methyltransferase: MHNSILIDCEKERMIDPPTSAPPQSESLELLSAEVSDRFRWQWDDLSIANQPFRLAVASDPEGMLIEACERQDAGEKGVIDPFWATTWRAAAGLDRYMDQIDLGGVPVLELGCGTGHAGIAAMLRGADVTLTDGVDDPLMLVRMSVWELRDRCTVQRLRFGLDRIDAKFPVVLGSDVTYLRSLWPELDKCLRDHLADGGQALLSDPYRIIANEFRGWIQEHGWNYTEHKIDLADAPEHPIRVMCLKLP; the protein is encoded by the coding sequence ATGCACAACAGTATTTTGATCGATTGCGAGAAGGAACGAATGATTGACCCGCCTACAAGTGCCCCGCCCCAAAGTGAATCGCTTGAACTGCTTTCGGCCGAGGTTAGCGATCGATTTCGATGGCAATGGGACGATTTGTCGATTGCAAATCAGCCATTCAGGTTAGCGGTTGCGTCGGATCCCGAAGGAATGTTGATCGAAGCCTGCGAACGCCAAGATGCAGGCGAAAAGGGCGTGATCGATCCGTTTTGGGCAACGACATGGCGAGCCGCAGCAGGTTTGGATCGCTACATGGACCAGATCGATCTCGGCGGCGTTCCCGTGCTCGAACTCGGATGTGGAACAGGGCATGCTGGTATCGCGGCAATGCTGCGCGGAGCCGATGTCACGCTAACCGACGGTGTCGATGATCCGCTTATGTTGGTGCGAATGAGCGTGTGGGAACTCCGCGATCGATGCACGGTCCAGCGGCTGCGTTTCGGGCTCGATAGGATTGACGCAAAGTTTCCAGTCGTCCTCGGTAGCGATGTTACCTACCTGCGATCACTATGGCCCGAGCTTGATAAATGCCTTCGAGACCATTTGGCCGATGGGGGACAAGCACTACTAAGTGACCCGTACCGGATCATCGCCAACGAGTTTCGCGGCTGGATCCAAGAACATGGCTGGAACTACACCGAGCACAAAATCGACCTCGCCGATGCCCCAGAACATCCCATCCGAGTGATGTGCCTGAAACTCCCGTAG
- a CDS encoding NINE protein yields the protein MQSTSFSDSSSSPSQRGEDYLNRTASAYNAEISHPALVGYLFWILGFVGAHRFYFGKPLTGILWFFTGGLFLVGWIIDLFLIPNMADEANARYRNGSIDYTVAWILLTFLGLFGVHRLYMGKIVTGVIYLLTGGLLGIGFIYDTCTLNEQVEEINLRRM from the coding sequence ATGCAATCAACCAGTTTCTCCGATTCAAGCTCTTCGCCATCACAACGAGGGGAAGACTACCTAAATCGCACCGCTAGCGCCTATAACGCTGAAATTTCGCACCCTGCATTGGTGGGATACCTGTTTTGGATTCTCGGATTCGTCGGAGCTCACCGATTTTACTTTGGTAAACCCTTGACTGGAATCCTGTGGTTTTTCACTGGCGGGTTGTTTCTGGTGGGCTGGATTATTGACCTGTTCCTAATTCCCAACATGGCGGACGAGGCGAATGCCCGATACCGAAACGGATCGATCGATTACACCGTCGCCTGGATTTTGCTCACGTTTTTAGGCCTTTTTGGTGTTCACCGACTCTACATGGGAAAAATTGTGACCGGTGTTATTTATTTGTTGACTGGCGGACTACTAGGAATTGGGTTCATATATGACACATGTACACTCAACGAGCAAGTCGAAGAAATTAATCTCCGACGCATGTAA